The window TGGGCGTTGCCATCAGTTCCCTGGCTGAACTTTATGAAAACCAATTTAATATGCAGGGGCTTAATCTTCAGGAACTTGGGATCCTGTTGGGGATTGCGGTGTTTTTGGGATTATTGGGCAGTTATATTTCCGTTCGCAAACATATCAGAAGTATTGAACCAAACGCCGATTAAGTGGTCAAAGGCAGGCTATGAAATAAACTACCCTTGAAAAATTATTAATTAAGCTATACTAATCAAATAGTTACTTTTCCCGCTTTAACGTTCGATTTTTTGAAACATTATCCACACTTTTTTAGGTTAGCGATCTGGAAAAAGCTGTGATAGTATCCCAGATCCATGTAATAACGAGGTATTGAATGAGTAATACTATGCAATCAATGGCATTGACAGTTCCCCAAAGCGGTAGCATAGAAGCGTACGTCCAGTCCGCTTACAGTATTCCTATGCTCAGTGCCGAACGTGAGCAAGAACTGGCGTCGCGCCTTTATCATCAAGATGATTTGAATGCGGCTCAGGAATTGATCATGTCTCATTTACGTTTCGTAATTCACATCGCTAAGGGTTACTCCGGATATGGTTTGAATCAGGCTGACCTGATTCAGGAAGGTAACGTTGGTCTGATGAAAGCGGTTAAGCGTTTCAACCCGGAAGTGGGTGTGCGTCTGGTTTCTTTTGCCGTGCATTGGATCAAAGCAGAAATTCATGAGTTTGTGCTGAAGAACTGGCGTATTGTTAAAATCGCCACCACCAAAGCACAACGCAAGCTGTTCTTTAACCTGCGCAAGAACAAAAAGCGTCTTGGCTGGTTCAATCAGGAAGAGATTGATACCGTCGCAGAGACGCTTGGCGTAAGCAGTAAAGACGTTGTTGAAATGGAATCACGCATGGCCAATAGCGACCAGGCGTTTGATTTAACTGATGCAGACGATGACAGCAGCAGCGCTAGCTTTGCACCGGCTCAGTATCTGGAAGACAAGTCTTCAGATCTTTCAACCCAAGTCGAGTCTGATAACTGGGACGACCACGTTAACGGTCAGCTTACTGAGGCACTATCAGCATTGGATGACCGTAGCCAGCACATCATCAAAGCTCGCTGGTTAGATGAAGACAAAGCAACACTGCAAGATTTGGCTCAGACCTATCAAATCTCAGCAGAACGTGTACGTCAGCTTGAGAAGAATGCACTGAACAAACTTAAGCTTGGCATTGCCGACATCTAAAGCAAGCACCTGAAATTATCTTGAAAAAGCCAGAGTTTACTCTGGCTTTTTTGTTTCTGGCAACCGAAAAGTTAATAGCAACAATAACCCTTCTTTTCCTACCCTCTACACCTTGAAATTTAGCCGCCAATTCGATCAGCGATCCACACGAGGATATTCGTACAAAACTACGACACCATTAGTATATTTAACAGACTGATTAAGTGTATAAAAAACCGACATTATTCTATGCCAACGCCGAAAAACTCTGTTAAACTAATTGATCTAACATGGTTTTTTTTAAGGTACCTTTCATGGATTCGAGGGGAAGACATCAGGGCAAGGCAGGATCAACAAAGGATCCGGCCCGAACAGTACCAAAGCTGCGGTCGCTTTTGAAAAAGTATAAACAGACGAAAAACATTCAAACCGGCTTGTTAAAATTATCGGAACTGTGCAGTACCGAGACGGATATAGTCTGTCTTTACAACAACCTTCAGAAAGTCATTCGCAAATACTTTCCCGCTGAAAATCTCTATATTGAACGCTTCGACAGCAAAAGCGATGGTCCGTTTTATATCGACGAATTATTTTGCGCACCTATACGCCCACAACTCCATAGCGATATTGTCGATTTCGTCTCTTCTATTGCCAAACCGGTTTACTTAAATCATGACAAGGTAGTCATACTAGAAGCCGAGCAAAATCTGGTTAGTCGCCCGTTTCCACT is drawn from Thalassotalea sp. PS06 and contains these coding sequences:
- the rpoH gene encoding RNA polymerase sigma factor RpoH, which gives rise to MSNTMQSMALTVPQSGSIEAYVQSAYSIPMLSAEREQELASRLYHQDDLNAAQELIMSHLRFVIHIAKGYSGYGLNQADLIQEGNVGLMKAVKRFNPEVGVRLVSFAVHWIKAEIHEFVLKNWRIVKIATTKAQRKLFFNLRKNKKRLGWFNQEEIDTVAETLGVSSKDVVEMESRMANSDQAFDLTDADDDSSSASFAPAQYLEDKSSDLSTQVESDNWDDHVNGQLTEALSALDDRSQHIIKARWLDEDKATLQDLAQTYQISAERVRQLEKNALNKLKLGIADI